Below is a genomic region from Neorhizobium galegae.
CGATGATGACGCTCCAGCCGAGCGGGGCGGCGCGGGTTTCGATGAGGGCTATCGTCTGCGGGTGGCAGGCGGCATCGACGAAGAAGGCGGTCGCCTTCGACTTCGCCTGGCGCTGGCAGAGCGCCATGGCTTCGGCGGCGGCGGTCGCCTCGTCGAGCAGCGAGGCGTTGGCGACGTCGAGGCCGGTCAGGTCGCAGATCATCGTCTGGAAATTGAGGAGCGCTTCGAGGCGGCCTTGCGAAATTTCCGGCTGGTAGGGCGTGTAGGCGGTGTACCAGGCGGGGTTTTCAAGGATGTTGCGCTGGATGACCGGCGGGGTGATCGTGCCGTAATAGCCCTGGCCGATCAGGGAGACGAGCGGCTTGTTCCGGTTTGCGGTATCGCGCAGCTTGTCGAGCGCCTCGCGTTCGGTCAGCGCCGGTCCCCAGGCGAGCGGTGTCGTCTGGCGGATTGAGGATGGCACGGTGGCGTCGATCAGGGCGTCGAGGTTTTTGTAGCCGACGACCTTCAGCATCTCGGCCATTTCGGTCGGCGAGGGGCCGATATGGCGGCGGTTGGCGAAATCGTAGGGCTGGTAGTCGGTGAAATGGAAATCGGTGCTGTCGGTGGTCATGCGATCAGTTCCTGGTAGGCGGCCTCATCCATCAATGCGTCGGCGTCGGGCACGTTCTTGAGCTTCAGCTTGAAGAACCAGCCCTTGCCCTGCGGATCGGAATTGACGATCGAGGGATCGTCGACGATCGCCTGGTTGACCTCGGTGACTTCGCCATCCAGCGGACAATAAACGTCGGAGGCAGCCTTGACGCTTTCGACGGTCGCGGCATTGCCGTCCTTGGTGAGCTGGCTGCCTACTTCCGGCAGTTCCACGAAAACGAGATCGCCGAGCTGTTCGGCAGCGTGAGAGGTGATGCCGACGGTGGCAACACCGTCTTCGAGCTTCAGCCATTCGTGTTCGGCGGTGAATTTCAACATGGTTCTCTCCGGAGGATTATCGTTTGTAAGTAGGGGTGATGAAAGGCAGGGCGGAGACGGTGAGGGGCAGATATTTGCCGCGCACCTCCGCGAAGATCTGGCAGCCGGGTTCGGCAAAGCGGGTCGGCACGTAGCCCATGGCGACGGGGCCTTCGACCGAGGGGCCGAAGGTGCCGGAGGTAACTTCGCCGAGCTCGGTCCGCCCTTCCGCATCCGCATAAAGTTTTGCGTGGGCGCGGACGGGCGCCTTGCCCTCCGGCTTCAGGCCGATACGGCGGCGGGAGGTGCCGTTCGCCAGTTCACCGAGGATGCGGCCCGCGCCCGGAAAACCGCCGGCGCGGGCGCCGCCCAGGCGGCGGGGTTTCTGGATCGCCCATTCCAGCGCCGCCTCGATCGGCGAGGTGGTCGTGTCGATGTCGTTGCCATAGAGGCAGAGGCCGGCTTCCAGGCGCAGCGAATCGCGGGCGCCGAGGCCGATCGGCTGGCAGTGCAGGTCTTCGAGCAGCGCGCTCGCGATCTGCTCTGCCTGGTCTGCCGGAACCGAGATCTCGAACCCGTCCTCGCCGGAATAACCGGAGCGGGAGATGATGCCGTCGACATCGTGCAGAGACGCGTCGCGGACGTCCATGAACTTCATGGAGGTGACATCCGGCCAGAGAGCCGCCAGGGCGCCCTCGGCGCGCGGACCCTGGAGGGCGAGGAGCGCGCGGTCTTCAAGGAGCGTGACATCGCAGCCGGCCAAGTGCGCCTGCATATGGGCGAGATCAGCGTCCTTGCAGGAGGCGTTGACGACGACGAACAGGTGGTCGCCGCGATTGGTGATCATCAGGTCGTCGAGGATGCCGCCATTGTCGTCGGTGAAGAAGCCGTAACGCTGGCGGCCGGGTTTCAGGCCGAGAATATCGACGGGCACCAGGGTTTCAAGCGCAAGGGCTGCATCCTCGTAAGCGCCGGATTTCGCACGGATGACGACCTGGCCCATATGGGAGACGTCGAAAAGCCCCGCGGCGGTGCGGGTGTGCAGATGTTCCTTCAGCACGCCGGCCGGATATTGCACCGGCATGTCGTAGCCGGCAAAGGGCACCATCCTGGCGCCGAGCGACAGATGGAGGGCGTGAAGCGGGGTGGTCTTGAGAACGGTTTGATCGTCCAAGGACGCCTCCAGGGTTGGCGCATTTCGAGCGCCGGCTCAGATTCAGGCGCAGTGACGCACCGGTTTATGAGCCCCCTCTGTCCTTGTCGCCTGAGATTGTTATCCCTTCGGCGGGCCCTCTTCGGGCCTCTCTCCAGAGTTCCTGTCGGTCGACTGCTGGTCCTTTTGCCTGAGAGTTTCCGGGGCGGTTGCTCCTTCGGCACCGCATCTAAGCGGCTTCTCCCAGCGAGTCTGAGTGGTATTATCGACCTCGATCACGGTTTGGCAAGCCCCTGATGTCGCGGTGGGCACGATTTTTGTCGCAGCGCAGCAAACGCGATTTGATCTAATGCAATGCGAGGCGACAGAGATGCGGTATCACGCGACAAAAGGGCTTTTGCGCTTTATCGTGATCTGGGTTATTCCCCGCATCGGTCGAACAGGCGGAACAATGACGGCAAGACTGGACATGGCGGCGAGCTGGACGCGCGTTTTCTGCGCGATGCTGCTGCTTTTGCTGGGGTTTGCGCATCAGCCGGTGCAGGCCTCGGCACCCATCGATTCCTACAGCGAAGCCTATCGGCTGCCGGACGGCACGTTTGCCGATATCTGTTCCGAAGGCGAGCACGGCCACCGGATGCCGGCGGCAAAACCGCTCTGCGAAGTCTGCCTGCTGGCCGCATCGGTCATCCTGCCGCCGCCGGACGACGAGGCCTGGCTTGCCGGCGAGCGCGCCTCGCTTGCCAATCCGCTGCGCCGGTTTTCCGAATTGCTCGGCATCACGGCCGTCGCCCGGCCGAAATCCCGCGCCCCGCCGATCTCGATCTGATCCTTTAATCTGCTCAGATCAATCGCGGTCGACCGGCATGGATCCAGTCACCGTATGGGGATATTTCATGAAGACCTTCACCAAACTCGCTTTCCTCGGCATTTTCGCTGCGACCAGCATCGCTTTTTCTGGGGCGGCGGCCGCTGATGATGCGCCCGTCAAACTCGGCGACCTGGAAATTACCAGCGCCTTCACCAAGGCCATGTTGCCCGGCCAGCCAGTCGGCGGCGGCTATCTGACCATCAAGAACAGCGGCAAATCCGACGACATGCTGGTCTCGGTTGCCTCGCCCGTCGCAGGCACCGTCGAGCTGCACGAGATGGCCATGCAGGGCGAGGTGATGAAAATGCGCAGGCTCGATACCGGCATAGCCATCCCGGCGGGCAAGACCGTCGAACTGACGCCCGGCGGGCTGCATCTGATGTTCATCAAGGTCAAGGAACCTTTCACGCAGGGCGGCAAGGTCCCGGTGACCCTGACCTTCGAGAAGGCCGGTAAGATCGACATCACACTGCCGGTCGAGGCCGCGGGGCCGGGCGGCCACGTACACAAGTGAAGTTCGACAGAGCCTGCTCCTCGGAGCGGGCTCTTCGTCTCTAGCGCAGCAGTTTGAGGCTGCCGGTCAGCGACTTTATCCATTTAGAAGGCCCGGCAAGGCCAAGGCCGTCGATCTCCTCTTCCGCCAGATCGCGATCGGGGAAGGCGGCCTCGTAGGCCCGATAGTCATGCAGCGATCTGGCGAAAGCCGGAAAGGGGACAATCGCGTAGTCCTGCGACAGCAACAGGGCCTTCAGCAACAGGGATCTGATCGTATCCGCCGGCGCCTGCAGGATCGGCACCGGCAGGGAAGAGCTGATATCGATCGTGCGACCTTGGCGATCGGTCAGCCGGCGAGCCGCGAGCGCGGGCACGCGAGCGCCGAGGCCGATCGAGATGGCGCCGGCCGTGTTGGCAAGGAGGCCGAGCGGCAGGGCAGGGTTGACGATGATGGCGATGCGGATTTCGTCGGTCATGGGCGGGCAGGGTATCCATCAGTGGAAGAGGGGCCGCAGATTACTCGAGATCGTCCGGTCGATCCTGCCTTTTACTTCTCCCTTCAAGCATTTTGGGGTAGGATCTACCTATTGAAATGGAACTGTGGGTAGAGTTTGATGGCGAACGACGTTGAGCCGGCAGATATACGAATTCTGGAAGCGTTGCAGGAGGACGGCCGCCTGACCAATCAGGCGCTCGCGGACAGGATCGGGCTTTCGACATCGCCGAGTTGGCGGCGCGTCCGGCACCTCGAGGAGACGGGCGTCATCCAGGGCTACAAGGCGGTGCTGAACCGAAAGGCGATCGGCCTCGGCGTACTCGCCTTCATCCGCGTCAAGATCGACAGCCATAGCGAAGAAGAAGCGGAAGCGTTCGCGGCGGAGGTGATCGGGCTGGACGAGGTAATCGCCTGTTACAGCATCGCGGGCGACGCGGATTTCCTGCTGCAGGTCGTCTCACCGGATCTCGACGCCTATGCGGATTTCGCCATGTCGACGCTGCGGCGGTTACCGCGCATCAAGGAAATGCAGACGACCTTCGTCCTGAAGGAAATCAAAGCTTTCGACGGACTTCCGCTGCGTTTCGCAGGCCGCCGGGCCTAAAATCCTCTCCCGGCTTGCCGGACGGAGATGCCCATTCGGCCCGACTTGCGCGGGCAGTACGCAACCGGCAGGGCTTTAGAAATTGCTTCGATACAACCTGATCGAGTTGCATCAAGAAATCTTAACAGAAGTCCGCGATGAATGTCGCCAAGACCTCTCATCAAAGGTTTCGGCAATGGAACTGCGACGTTCTGGGGTGATTGCGGCGGCCATTTTTCTCGGCCTGCTCGGGGCAATCGTTCCGATTGGCGCGATGGTCTACATTTCGTGGGTCATCACGGTCGAGAAACAGCAGAACAATCTCGAACGGCTCGCCGAGCAGACGATCATGCGTGCGAGCAGGACGTTCGAGGACGCGCGGGCGGCGCTCGATTCGCTCGCCTATCCGCGCCTGGTGCCCTGTTCGGACCAGCATATCGCCCGGATGCGGGTGATCGCCTTCAATACGCCCTCGGTCAAGGAAGTCGGCTATTTCGAGAACGGCCTGCTGAAATGCACCTCCTGGGGGATCGAGGAGCGCAAGGTCGACAGGCCGTGGATCGACTACATGACGCCCGACGGCGTGGAAGTCGCCACCCGCGTGCAGCCGGCGGTCAGCATGGGCAATCCGATGATGGGGCTGCATTACGGCCCCTATAACGTGCTGGTAGACCCGGCCCGTTTCATCGACATCCTGGTGGACGCCGACATTTCCCTGGCGCTCGCCAACCGGCAGGGCATGCTGATCAACGAACTCAATTCCCCCGAAACGGACCTGGTCAACGCGCTGATCGACGAGCCGAAGAACGGCATGACCTCCTCGGTTCTCTACGCGATAGCACGCAACAAGGGGTTGATCGCGATCGCCATGGAGCCGCGCTCCAACCTGACCGGCAGGCTGCGGGAGGAACAGCTCCTGCTGCTGCCGGTCGGTGCCTTCGTCGCCATCTTCATTGTCGGCGTGGTGGTCTGGCTGTCCAGGAAAAGACTGTCACCGCTCGGGGAGCTGGCGATCGCAGTGCGCAAGCGCGAATTCATCGTCCACTACCAGCCGATCATCGAGCTCAAGACCGGCATCTGCGTCGGCGCCGAGGCGCTGGTGCGCTGGCGGCGACCGGATGGGTCGCTGGTGCGCCCGGACCTGTTCATTCCGCTCGCCGAGGAGAGCGGACTTATTCTGCCAATCACCGACCAGGTCATCGAAGCGATCATTGCCGATCTCGGTGGACTGCTCAGGGCGGACAGTTTGCTGCATATCGCCGTCAACCTTTCCGCCGCCGACGTCACCTCCGGGCGCATACTCGACGTGCTCGACAGGAAACTCGCGAAGACTGGAATAGCGGCGGGGCAGATCTGGCTGGAGGCCACGGAACGCGGCTTCATCGACATCGAGGCGGCGCGGACGACATTAACCGCGGCTCGGCAAAGAGGCCATTCGGTAGCGATCGACGACTTCGGTACGGGATATTCCAGCCTGCAATACCTGCAGGGGCTGCCGATGGATGCGCTGAAGATCGACAAGTCCTTCGTCGACACGATCGGCCGCAACAGCGCCACCAGCTCGGTCACCGGCCACATCATCGAGATGGCGAAGACGCTCGACCTGCAGATCGTCGCCGAAGGCGTGGAGACGGAGGAGCAGGCGGACTATCTGAAGGCTCACGACGTGCATTTCGGCCAGGGCTGGCTGTTCTCCAAACCGCTGCCGGCCGCCGATTTCATCGACTATCACTGGAACGCGAGATCCCGCTCGGGGAGCGGGCGGCATAATATCCGGTGCGTGGCGGCATGAGGGCCCGCCGGGCGATATCAATCTTCCAGATCGCGATAGGCCGACTCGACCTGGCTGAACGTGACCTGCTGGCGCGGCTTCTGGTCGGCGGTGAGCATGTCGAGCGAAACGGTGGTGGCGGGGATCATGAATTCGGTATCGCCGGGGTCGCCGGCGTTTTCGGCGCGGCGCTGGTTGCGGTCCGAATCGGCCTTGATGTCCTTGACCTGATCCTTGGCCGAGATGCGCCGGCCGGGCTTCAGCGCCTCGATGGCGAGTGCGGCGGTGCTTGCCGATATGCTGACCAGTAGTGTCATCTCGCCCATCACTCTCTTTTCTCAGAATATGATAATTACGGCGGCCCTGATTTGTTCCCCTTTAAACAAAACGTCGGCATTTTATCGATTTGACGATTCTCGTTTCTGCCCTAGAGAAAGTTCCATGACCAACATGCTTCTCGTCGCCGTCGGCGGAGCGATCGGCTCCGTCTGCCGTTATCTCGTCGGGCTCTGGGCGCTGCGCCTGTGGGGGCCGGCGTTTCCGTGGGGGACGCTTGCCGTCAATATCGCCGGCTCGTTCGCGATCGGGTTCCTTGCGGAGCTGATCGTCCGGCGCTTCGATGCGTCGCCCGAGATGCGGTTGCTGATCATCACCGGCTTTCTCGGCGGCTTCACGACGTTCTCGGCCTTTTCGCTGGATGTCGTGTCGCTCCTGGAGCGGGGCGCGACCATGGTGGGCGTCACCTATATCGTCGCGAGCGTGGCGATCTCGCTCTGTGCGGTTTTTGCCGGACTGGCGCTCGGGCGGGCAATGCTCTAAAGACCGGGCAAAGGGCCGTTGGCCCACATCCAGATATGAAAGAGCTTTGATGGCAGGCATCGAGCATATCCGCGTCGAAGCGGACGAGGCGGGCATGCGGCTCGACCGTTGGTTCAAGATCCATTACCCGGGCCTCGGCTTCGGGCCGCTGCAGAAACTGCTGCGCTCCGGACAGGTGCGCGTCGATGGCGGACGCGTGAAATCCGACGCCCGCGTACAGCCGGGACAGACAGTGCGCATCCCGCCTTTGGACGTGGATGCGAAGAAGACGGGTCCGATCGCCGGCAAGGATCTCAAGCATTCCAGCGATTTCGAACTGCTGTCGCGCATGGTGCTGCACGAGGACGAGAAGGTGATCGTGCTCAACAAGCCGGCGGGCTTGGCCGT
It encodes:
- the gcvT gene encoding glycine cleavage system aminomethyltransferase GcvT, producing the protein MDDQTVLKTTPLHALHLSLGARMVPFAGYDMPVQYPAGVLKEHLHTRTAAGLFDVSHMGQVVIRAKSGAYEDAALALETLVPVDILGLKPGRQRYGFFTDDNGGILDDLMITNRGDHLFVVVNASCKDADLAHMQAHLAGCDVTLLEDRALLALQGPRAEGALAALWPDVTSMKFMDVRDASLHDVDGIISRSGYSGEDGFEISVPADQAEQIASALLEDLHCQPIGLGARDSLRLEAGLCLYGNDIDTTTSPIEAALEWAIQKPRRLGGARAGGFPGAGRILGELANGTSRRRIGLKPEGKAPVRAHAKLYADAEGRTELGEVTSGTFGPSVEGPVAMGYVPTRFAEPGCQIFAEVRGKYLPLTVSALPFITPTYKR
- a CDS encoding copper chaperone PCu(A)C, producing MKTFTKLAFLGIFAATSIAFSGAAAADDAPVKLGDLEITSAFTKAMLPGQPVGGGYLTIKNSGKSDDMLVSVASPVAGTVELHEMAMQGEVMKMRRLDTGIAIPAGKTVELTPGGLHLMFIKVKEPFTQGGKVPVTLTFEKAGKIDITLPVEAAGPGGHVHK
- the gcvH gene encoding glycine cleavage system protein GcvH, whose product is MLKFTAEHEWLKLEDGVATVGITSHAAEQLGDLVFVELPEVGSQLTKDGNAATVESVKAASDVYCPLDGEVTEVNQAIVDDPSIVNSDPQGKGWFFKLKLKNVPDADALMDEAAYQELIA
- a CDS encoding DUF2000 domain-containing protein produces the protein MTDEIRIAIIVNPALPLGLLANTAGAISIGLGARVPALAARRLTDRQGRTIDISSSLPVPILQAPADTIRSLLLKALLLSQDYAIVPFPAFARSLHDYRAYEAAFPDRDLAEEEIDGLGLAGPSKWIKSLTGSLKLLR
- a CDS encoding Lrp/AsnC family transcriptional regulator, whose product is MANDVEPADIRILEALQEDGRLTNQALADRIGLSTSPSWRRVRHLEETGVIQGYKAVLNRKAIGLGVLAFIRVKIDSHSEEEAEAFAAEVIGLDEVIACYSIAGDADFLLQVVSPDLDAYADFAMSTLRRLPRIKEMQTTFVLKEIKAFDGLPLRFAGRRA
- the crcB gene encoding fluoride efflux transporter CrcB; translation: MTNMLLVAVGGAIGSVCRYLVGLWALRLWGPAFPWGTLAVNIAGSFAIGFLAELIVRRFDASPEMRLLIITGFLGGFTTFSAFSLDVVSLLERGATMVGVTYIVASVAISLCAVFAGLALGRAML
- a CDS encoding EAL domain-containing protein; this encodes MELRRSGVIAAAIFLGLLGAIVPIGAMVYISWVITVEKQQNNLERLAEQTIMRASRTFEDARAALDSLAYPRLVPCSDQHIARMRVIAFNTPSVKEVGYFENGLLKCTSWGIEERKVDRPWIDYMTPDGVEVATRVQPAVSMGNPMMGLHYGPYNVLVDPARFIDILVDADISLALANRQGMLINELNSPETDLVNALIDEPKNGMTSSVLYAIARNKGLIAIAMEPRSNLTGRLREEQLLLLPVGAFVAIFIVGVVVWLSRKRLSPLGELAIAVRKREFIVHYQPIIELKTGICVGAEALVRWRRPDGSLVRPDLFIPLAEESGLILPITDQVIEAIIADLGGLLRADSLLHIAVNLSAADVTSGRILDVLDRKLAKTGIAAGQIWLEATERGFIDIEAARTTLTAARQRGHSVAIDDFGTGYSSLQYLQGLPMDALKIDKSFVDTIGRNSATSSVTGHIIEMAKTLDLQIVAEGVETEEQADYLKAHDVHFGQGWLFSKPLPAADFIDYHWNARSRSGSGRHNIRCVAA